The Helianthus annuus cultivar XRQ/B chromosome 11, HanXRQr2.0-SUNRISE, whole genome shotgun sequence region AACGTTATAAGTTGATTAAAACTGATTTTGTGACCATATTAATATGATGTATAACCTTTAGAAGTTATACCTCTTGGTCATGTTATTTGGTAGGTCAAATGACAAGTTTAGTGGTTATATTTTAAAAAGGACGCCTATGCCCTTTTCATCCttaaagctaaatgctaaaaactaaaccataaagctaaaccccacaactaaatgctaaaaaagttttttttatattttttattaaaaaatcacTAAATGTCGTCTCTAAAAAATGAACAACAGTACCAATACACATGTGCAACCGtacttttttcaatttttttaataataatcgCTAAATTTCGTcactaaaaaaataaacaatagTACCGCTACACAGATGCATATGCCCACATGTGCATGGGTACTGTCgtttagttttttatatattgACGAAAtttagcgattttttataaaaaaatatatttttgtgtgtttttaattttttagataTTTTTGGCTGTGTtaacactggttctcgcggttctcataataaaggggtggttcctaacggatccttatcctctatatatatatatatatacatacttcCCGCACAAGTTGGGACACAATTTTTTTGCACAAATGTAGATGAATATATTATaaacatatatgtaaaaaacaaaaaaaatgtcgAGTCGGTGGTTTTGCCTGATGTAAGTTTTGTTTATGCGCTTAATGTTAATTTTGTTACGGTGATGATTTTTTTTACACCCCACATAAATTTGTACATGCgggataatttttttttttttgctgaaacaagtgatttttaagatttttgttattttttattgaAAAAATCTTTTGGATGAcctagttctcatggttctcacaactcaaggTTATTCTCATTttatcctaaccctatatataggggatgATAGAAAGAAAACTCATATCAGTTAAGAAAATTAAGAAACCCAAATGAATCGACCACCTTTTACCACGTTTTATACCTTTTTGCAGACTGTGTTACGTGTAACAGCTTTTGTAGAGTTTCGGCTTTTTCTGAAAAAGTAAAAGCTATTACGTAACACGTGACAACATCTGGTTGTTAGAGTAACACGCTTGTAAAAAGGTGTAACACGTGGTAAAATGAGGTTCATTTATTTTCTTAACTAATATCAGATTTTTTTCCTATAAtcgcattatatatatatatatatataaaacacgTGGTAAAATGAGGTTCATTCATTTTCTTAACTAATATCAGATTTTTTCCCATAATtgcattttatatatatatatatatatatatatatatatatatatatatatatatagagagagagagagagagagagagagcagggttcacacggaaagtgtgtttttcctagaaagtctaggaagcgatctggtccatccgattggtgtgtttaagggttaagattaaatcaatggcaatcttgtaatatttgagtttaattaattaattgttttaaaagagtaggggcaattttgtcaatggccgtgttttaaatcaattagataaccgcccagttcctaaattcaagcgattttccctctctctctctctctctctccaaacccatcttggaaaccccaatccctaccaaaataactacaatcatggaagaagataactttagaaacgatggagagcaccagatcaaattaaaacacttctccatctccaccatctccgatACATGGCATACAATGTCCTCATCAGTTCACCAACATCATATTCATAACCCATATCGTTTTCCACTACTGCCCTGCGGTCATTGGTCGACATAATCTTATACCCTGCATTACGTTTTTGTTTGTCTTTCATTCCTGATTCATCTTCCTTCGAACGAACGGTTCTTTTCTTAATATTCTTGTCTTCATGAACGGTTCTGGTCATCGGAACATCATCTTGCATATCGCCTACGAAGACATACGAGTCTTCATCTTCTTCGTCATCGAGAATACTACGGCCCTCATCATAACCGTCTTCAGCCCTTACATGGCTGGAACTTGGGACACTTACTTGTCCGTTCTTTAAATTCTGGGAATCCTTATCGATTCCGTTCGCTATTTCATCGTTCTTCTTGCAGACGTAATTCATTGTTGGAACATCTTGTTCCAATCGCATCTTCCTTCGTCTTTCATTCATTTCATCCGAACAGTGTTTGCATCGCATTGTTTCTCGCTTCATTCTTGCAAACATTCGTGTGCGATCGGGGTTGAATTCGTCTTCTTCTCCGTACACTCTGTTTTGTTCTTCATCCGGTTGTGCCCGGAATCGTATAACATCGATCGATTTTCTTCGATTTCccaccgtggctctgataccactatgttggacaTCCGGTTTcatatcagcggaagcattacCGGTGTTCGAAGAATTGGTTTTCATTGTGTTATGATTAAACACACAAAACAAAGTATGAAATATGGGAACAAGAAGAAAAACGATTCTGGACAATTCAAAAGGAAATGAAATTGTCTTGGTGATCTCCATTGTTACAGGAGGTCTCACTTATATACATTATGATGAACGGTTATAATTGGCGGGAGTAACCGTCATTATGAAACGGTGTCTGCCAACCGACGTAACCCTTCCCTAATATTCTTACATACACGCATAATTATAAGTTTAATTTATCCTAAAATACATAATAAACATACATAATTAAGTTTATAATCTAATAGAAAAGCTAGAAAACAAGATAATTTATTCATTAACATAAAGCTGCTTATATAGGCAGACTTACAACGGTAACATGAAAAAGTAAACCAAACCCAAACTGACTCCTACAGACCCGGTACACTCCTGCAGACTAGGATGTACTATACTTATtcaaatacttaaataaaacacaTGCAAAATACTTTTGAATTATTCTCAATAAGTTTCACACGTACTACTTCGGCTAGCCAATGAAGATCAAAAGTAGAAATAAATTCCTTTTTTTACACTTACTTTTTAGTCATAAACGGGACATTTATTGGTATTGTAAAAGGTGATGTTTAgtcaaatcattttttttttgtttcataacGACTTTCTTCCATGCTTGGATCCATAACTTTAACAGATTATGATTACAAACGACGATTATCAAGAGTCGTTTTTTTGTATTTTACACTTATTTTTAGTAAAACTATTATTTTGTTAATTATTTTCATTTATATATTGTTTACGTATAAATATGAATGGGAAAAACAGCTTATCAGATGCATCCGGCAAGGAAAATCACCAATGTACACGTACAAAATCGTCGTTGCATCTTGTGAGGCAACCTCACTAGTCATATATAATAAGCATAGTAATGATATCTTTAAATAAGCAACAATCACGAGAAGGATTATGCTAGACATATATAGATCATCACAACATTAATGTGTACGCACTTATCTCAAAATAGTTACTATGGACTCACTACAACATGAAGATCTTGGTATATCTCATTTGAAGAAGCACAACCATTTGGTATTTGACTCTTGGGAAGTACACACCACTCATCAATGTATGCCATCGAGTCTTGACCTATGTTAGGGAGTGGACGTGCTTCAAGAATCTTAAGAATTTCTTTAGATTTACCAAGAAGTTGGGCTGCAATCCGGATGTTATCTCCCCTTTTCTCTATTGCATTGTGGTGACACTTCATTTTTATGACACGTGGTAAGTTGGTAAAGCATGCCAACAAAATACTCGCAATTATAGTAGATATCCATTCAAAAAGGGCTTCATCATTCAACGAGATTTCTTGTTCATTGAAGTACGATAATATGCTCGTGCTGATCCTGTACATGGAACTTGCAGGTACGAACTTATAAGGCGAATGATCTATACTTGATTTTCGGCTACTCTTAAACATTTTCATAATTTTTTCTCCTTCATCTCCTAACCATTTAAGGATCTCTTTAGATGTTTTATCTTTGTGAGCGTTACTTTGAAGATCAATTTTTAGCCATTTGCGGTATACTTCAACTTCTTTCCACACCCTTCTTGCCGATTTTATTGCACTTACTAGTTCACCATTTGCGTCGAGACAATCTTCAATATGTCTTACAATCTTGAGGCCTTCACTCATGCCGGCAAGAAGCCCCTTGATATGAACATTTGCAATGTTAGGAAGTGCAATGGCAATTGTTGTCAATGTTACTACTACAAGGCTCCAACAATTGTGGGTTTCTTCTGGATATAAAGGTTGAACTAGGTCATTGTCGAACTCTAATACTCCAATGAATCCTTTAGATTTCTCTAAAAGCCTCATTAGATTACGCGGTTCCTTCTCCGCGTTAAGAAGTTGAGTTATAGAATGGAGCGTATTTCTTAGTATTCGTTTTGAAAGTTTTGCCTCCTCCTCAATCTGGACAACATATCGAGCATATTCTTCTGATTCTGAGTTCATATTGCCATTAGATGTCTTTGCCATCTTTTTAAGCCATTCTAAAAAGGACTTAATGATATACCAACAACAGGCCAGTAAGATAAGAAAAGCTCGTGGATTGTTTTACATATTACCAGAACCGCAATATGAAGTGCTAAACAAAAGTTTAAAAAGGCGTTTTTTACATAATGAAAAACGATCTTCAAATAACGGCCTGGAATATGTGAATGAACATGGTTACGTTTCCAATGTTGAAGCCTTTGGATCCAGTGTTTTTCAACTCGGAACACGTTTAAATGGTTCTTGCTTAATTTCTTTGAGAGACTATAATGACCGATAGATGTGAAACATCTTAAAATCGGTGCAATACTGCCTACAACAACCCCAACTAACTGCACGATAACAATTATCCTGACTGACCACTTATAGTCCGAAACGTCATCCAGATAAATCATATTCTTTCAACTTTATAATATATGTTAAACTTGAATACAAAACAAAGAGTACACATATAACCCCAAAGGCAGAAGAAACTGGTGAGCAAGCAATTACAAACTGAGGGTTTCGAGTTTCTGTCATCATCCAGTACTTTTTAACATAAAGTTTGAGTTCCTCAGCGGAAAACATTTTCTCTTGATGACTTGAAACTAGTTGTTGTGACTCATTATTTTAAGATTAAATAAATTTATCATTTAATCTAATAAccggtaattgttgatgggcctaattacccttattaactaattagggtttcctcctgggtgcatatataaggagaataatgtggaggttaaggggttagacagtttcacaaaccctaatagcacataacatcaatcgacctcctctcctaaccgattcCCCTTTATCGgtttcttcatcaccatcattagattgcaccctaagaaggaaccagaccaagatgacaatcatgtcaaaactTATTGTtgtgtctccatctggattctctgttggcctgtactgctgcaatcaggtatgttttcatgttttccattatgcctaaaacagaactgaccaacatatg contains the following coding sequences:
- the LOC110887539 gene encoding uncharacterized protein LOC110887539, whose protein sequence is MAKTSNGNMNSESEEYARYVVQIEEEAKLSKRILRNTLHSITQLLNAEKEPRNLMRLLEKSKGFIGVLEFDNDLVQPLYPEETHNCWSLVVVTLTTIAIALPNIANVHIKGLLAGMSEGLKIVRHIEDCLDANGELVSAIKSARRVWKEVEVYRKWLKIDLQSNAHKDKTSKEILKWLGDEGEKIMKMFKSSRKSSIDHSPYKFVPASSMYRISTSILSYFNEQEISLNDEALFEWISTIIASILLACFTNLPRVIKMKCHHNAIEKRGDNIRIAAQLLGKSKEILKILEARPLPNIGQDSMAYIDEWCVLPKSQIPNGCASSNEIYQDLHVVVSP